ATGAAAGAAATGGAATAAAAATTTGAACGAGTAACATGATGAAAATAAGtgaaaaattcaatttcaattCTAATGCTTATATCCATTTTTAGGTACCAAACATGCAACAGTGCGGTGAATGAAGGAAACTTAATACAAGTATAGTACATAGTCCATTAATATAATTATATCCCCAAATGTACATAGTCCATTAATATAATTATATCCCCAAATGTCACTTCCATCAAAAGTATATTGGGATTTTTCAAGTTAAATACATTCTTGgttgatgatttaaaaaaaaaaaaaatcaactataCACTCTAatgtggtatatatatatatatatattttcaagttGATGATCAATTTAAAATCCATATTTGATTTGAGTTACAAGAAGTTCATTAATCCATTTTTCATCTTATACCCTTTTCCCTAGGGGTGAGTATAATTCGGGTAAACCcaaattaattgaattaaccaaccgaaattggtcggttcggttcggttaagaacacaagattggtcggttcggttatggttttataaagttcggttaatcggttcggttaagaggaatgttaattcggttaaccgaaataaccaatttaataattaattaaaatttaaatataaattagtatatgttaatttgttaatatgttaattagtatatgctaatttgttaatatattaattagtatatgttaatttgttaatatgttaattagtatttggtaaaaaaagctacaattatattatgtttttattaattaatttcaaattaattcggttaacaGAATTACTTGAAAAGGTAATTTGGTCGGGTTCTATTCGGTTCGGTTCGGTCCCTCtattcggttggttcggttaacagttctcattaaccgaaaatttcagttaattcggttaattaattgaatttgaccgaaccgaccgtttgctcacccttACTTTTCCCACCCTATGTAAGATTTCAATTTGAAACCTTTAAAAAtgaaagttcaaaactttaactACATGAATGTCCCtcgaaaatattttaatatagtaTTTGTTAATGTGATCActcataatcaaaatcaaaatactCAATTCCGTTTCTCTCGAGAATTGCATGTTCTAATCCCTTTTTTATAGTAGCGTCAAATTTCTTTTTACTAAGTTTGATACTTAAGAATAAATCAAATTTAATTCATTACTTAATTTTTTCACCCTTTTATCGTTGACTTTTATTACATTCTACCGACAAATCAAATGTGGCGTGAATTCaccatttactattttattaaaACCTATTATCTCATAATCAAAATTCGATTATAACAAAAATTATAGTAAATTGTAAAAATTCAATTTGACCGTTGTCACAcgtgcaatatatatataattaactaattaaattaattttaagtattatatttatataccaAATATGGATTAGTttcaaattttcatgaaaaagaaTCTGCAAAGATTTCCAAAAACACAGGAAATTCTTTGATTTGGTTCAAATCTTATGGGAAATTTATCTTTTAGAAGTTAGAACCACTTTAAATTGTATTTTCTTCGTAAATCATGAAAATTTAATTGCTATTAAAGGAAATTTTCTCCAAAGATTTGAAAAAGCATCTTTAGCGAAATATGCTATTGAAGTTAGAAAAGTCATCAATCGATACACCAAATAATTATTTCAAATAAGTTTATTTATTAacaatacatattttattttatttttataattcgtGATTAAGCAAACCACTAATCCTTAGTTTTTAATAGTTGTAATTTTATTTGccgtatttattaataaatattataaaaaaatttggacCTCTTAAATtcggagatttttttttttggaaaaagaaaaactGGGACGGAAGTGGAAACTACCGCATTTTGGGAATAAACGCCCAAGTCTTTCTTCTCCCACTCTCCGTCCCGACATTTCCAGTTCTGATCTTCGTGCTTCGACAATGGCGGACTCGATCTCTGCTCCATCACCCTAACCAATGACCACGACGATCAGGGAGGCAAAGATATGGAGGCTCAGTACACGAATAAGCCTCGTTCTTACGGACCGCCGATGAAGATGACGATTCCGCCATCTCAGCACTCCGACAACGACCGGAGCAGCTCCGAGTTGCGCGCGCTGGATTGCAATCTCAACTCTCTCTGCGAACACATTCAGATGGAGGGCTTCAATTCGGGCTCTTTCTCTGACATCGTAGTCCACGCCATGGGCTCCACTTACCACCTCCACCGCTTAATTCTTTCGCGTAGTTCCTATTTCAGGTTTTAATTCTACCGATTATTTTTGTTGCAGTTTGGTTTTGCAGTTTTGTTAGCGTTGATTGCAATATTCATGGAATTGTGCTTGAGTTCCGTGAAAGGGAAAAAGGTGGAGTCAAGTGTTGATACTTCTAGTTAGTTTTGCCCTTAATTCAGGGATAGAATTTAAAATAACcctcttattttcattttaataatgAACACCACATTCAAGGAATTTCTGTTCAGTTTAGTTTAGTTTGGTttccaaatttattaatattaattattaggATTTTTGTTGTATTATACTTGCACTTGGGTTTTGTATGTACCGAATTCTTACTACTGAGTAAGCTGATTGTCTCTTTTCTCTTAAAACAAGGCGGCTAATTTCGTTCTGGAATGTTCTATGAATTCAGATGACTCCGTtgcattatcattattatttggaAAAAATTTATCTTCTAGAATGGTTCAATTGAAGAGAATAAGAAGCTGCTTCCTTAGATAtgagaacttttttttttttcggactTTGAAACAACAatgttttaattttagttttagttttgtAACGGCTgctaatttgaaacaaaaatattttaatttctctGTCATCTTGGAAAGGCCTTATTGAATCTTGAAATAGAGATGAGcttagaaaatgtaaaatatgGTGCATAGTATGAAATAAGACCATCAATTCATGGACAGCCAAACGCACCccttgtttatttttatttttttctgttGCTCTTTTCTTTTATTGTAGTTTGTACTTTTAAATTTGACgtaaaaaatttcttcttttagATCTTTGTGTACAATCCATAGCTTTTACATATGATTTCCTCCTCATTACAGTGTAGAAAGGCCAGTACTTATTGATCTACTTTTATGAGGATTCATGCAACATGAGCACATTTATGTATTTCTAGGGGGAAATTGGCTTTATAGAGGTTGAGTTTTCGTCATCATTGTTTTCGTAATTTTATGCAAGTAAATACTTTTATTTGTGTATGCAGAACAAATTTATTCTCATGGTTATGTTTGGGTATTATTATGCCAAATTGCATACGCGCACACACATGTTGGCAAAAATGATCTTTAAGGATAATTAGGCTTTTTTTTCCTGTTGTGCTCAATTAATATGTTGTATTTCAAACAAGAAATTTTAGTGGCACTGTTAACTGCCTTATGATGAAAGTGGATCATATAACCTCATGGAGCCCCTTCTAGGTCATGAACTTTATGGCAAAATAATCTTTTAGGCTCTGAATTTTGCCAAAAAATAGCGTCTAGACCTGAAATGCTGTGAAGTGGAAGTTGCCAAATCTTACTTGACCGACATAAAATCTTCTTTTAGTCCCTGAAAAGAAAACGCACAGATGCATAGTTGTAGTTCTAAAATCAAGTTGGATCAAGGTTAAGATTCTTAGATATCATTTTTTGGCCTCcatatgtatgtagtactctctctctctctctctctctctctctctctttccgagacacacgcacacacatgaaTGCACATATGAGTTAGTGTGGATGGGTGGGTTGGTACAACTAATGAGGTTCAACTTTTCCTGCTGCAATATAATGTGCTTGGCAGGAACATGCTTCACGGTCCATGGAAAGAAGCCAATGCCCCAATTGTGACTTTGCACGTGGATGATAAAAATGTTAATGGGGAGTCAATTGCAATGGCTTTTGCATATCTTTATGGGCATCACCCTAAGCTTAATGATAGTAATGCATTTCGTGTTCTTGCTGCTGCTTCTTTTCTTGACCTTCAGGTACCTTGTGCTCATAATGAGCGCAGGCATATGACCTTTCTCTTGTACTCATTATGGACTTATGATTTTGGGTTGTTTGTGTACATGATGTTACTTCTCAAGATTTTTCATGCAGGATCTATGTGCCATTTGCACAGACTTCATTATATCTGAATTGTGGACTTCAAACTTCTTAGCTTACCAGGTTCAAATGCTTTCCCTGCACTGCATTTAACTACTCATATGTGCCTTGCTGTCAAATTATTTTTGTAGTTAACCATATCCTTAATCTTCAGGTATTTGCAGAGAGCCAAGACTATGGTATTCACGGAGAACGTGTCAGAAATGCTTGTTGGGGCTATCTTTGTCAAAGTGGAGCTATGGAGTTGAAAGAGGTAGGTAGATACATGCTTAGATTCACAAGCAGGTGGTTTGTGTGTTTACATGTCTACACCTCATAATTTTCAGATTTTTCCATAAGCATTTACCTTATGTGAGATTGCAGTGACTTGAATTTATCATCTAATTGAATAAAATATGGAAtcaaaccaaacataaaaaaaaaatgaagaaattttgTTACGCAGGAATTTTACATATTATCCCAGAACTCTAAAATGTCATTGCTCAATGCTCATGTGATAAGAGGATGGCCAATGGATGTTGGTCCActtatgtgtgtgtatatttgTGCATGATGTGAAGGGATAatgctttttcttcttttttgtttatatatatattagatagATTCTGTCACAAATTCTCAGAGAAATCATAAAAAGTTCCATGCCATATGATGTGCAGTATACTGTAAATTGACCAAGTCCTCATTGTGGCTTAAAATCCtcaattttcatgaaaaatattctATGCAGGACATGTTTCATAATGCTCTAATTAGAATGAACTTTTTTTCTGGTACAATATACTACCGGACTATATTGTTCATaatgtatatatgataatattattGCTACTATTCCTATATACATAAACTTTTCTGTAGTTCATTATCACTGAAGAAtctactttttcatattttcttgtcAAGTTTTGTGTTATGGGATGCGTGGTTCATTCTTTTGGTCAGGTTCTGGCCCACTTGGTTAATTATTTACCTCATTCTTTATTGACAACTCCCACCATGGATAGGTGCTCCCAAGGCTTTCCTCGCAAACTTTCCATGCTCTGCTGACTTCAGATGAATTGTGGGTACCTAGTGAAGAAAAGCGGTAAGGAGCATTTTAATGTCCTTTAGATTGCATTTTGTTGTTTACAACTTAAATTCCTGCGAAGCAGGAGtaatgccattttttttttttaattttttaatttttatttttaaaaattttatccaaaGGTTTGAACTGGCATTACACACACTCCTTGCAAAAAGTGCTCTATGCAAGGCAGAACATCGTGAGCAAGGAAGCTGTAGTTCAGAGATGGGAACAGGAACTCATTCAGATTCTTCTAAAGTTAAGGGAAAGAACTTGATTGACAGCAGCCCAAATAAACAATTGGAATCTGAACTTGGAAGCCTAAGTTTAAAGGATGACAAAATGGGCCATAATACAGCTCATAGTAGTCTAACTGAGCTTGCAGACCATGCGGGTGACTTCCACACGGGTGTTTCGGATTCCAAACAGAAGGGGCAGGAAGCTTCATGTGCTCAGTCAAATTTGGAGCCAAGGTGCTCCTGCAACAAAGAACGACCTTTGTCTTTGAGTAACTCATTTTTAGATACAGATGGAATAAGTACCtcatgttcttatgttgaaatgTCAATTGGTGTTGGATCCAGTGGACTAAGGAGCAATGAAGTGGCTATGGAAGGGCCATCTGAAGAGGGTTCATACTACCAATTGAATAACAATTGCTGGCTTGACAGAGACCAACCACGGCACTGCTCTCCAATGAACTCTTCCTGTTTTGGACTCATGTCCAATGATTGGGGAAGATTTGGTTTGCCTCATCTTTCATGGGGTGGCAGGATTGTGGGCAGAAGACAAGTAAAAGGTTATGCTAGAGGGAATTGTGG
This genomic stretch from Malania oleifera isolate guangnan ecotype guangnan chromosome 3, ASM2987363v1, whole genome shotgun sequence harbors:
- the LOC131150301 gene encoding uncharacterized protein LOC131150301 isoform X1, with amino-acid sequence MEAQYTNKPRSYGPPMKMTIPPSQHSDNDRSSSELRALDCNLNSLCEHIQMEGFNSGSFSDIVVHAMGSTYHLHRLILSRSSYFRNMLHGPWKEANAPIVTLHVDDKNVNGESIAMAFAYLYGHHPKLNDSNAFRVLAAASFLDLQDLCAICTDFIISELWTSNFLAYQVFAESQDYGIHGERVRNACWGYLCQSGAMELKEVLPRLSSQTFHALLTSDELWVPSEEKRFELALHTLLAKSALCKAEHREQGSCSSEMGTGTHSDSSKVKGKNLIDSSPNKQLESELGSLSLKDDKMGHNTAHSSLTELADHAGDFHTGVSDSKQKGQEASCAQSNLEPRCSCNKERPLSLSNSFLDTDGISTSCSYVEMSIGVGSSGLRSNEVAMEGPSEEGSYYQLNNNCWLDRDQPRHCSPMNSSCFGLMSNDWGRFGLPHLSWGGRIVGRRQVKGYARGNCGVRGEEYDAFLNIFEGGSLLYCNMSFEALINVRRQLEELGFPCTAVNDGLWLQNLLSYRVQEIGAETCKNCCFTSMSCTCRQPFGFSRGGTSIGYYVQEHDQNNSRGNVGSVYVTDSTQGEGNGIFRPVRVHVRGPMDGLAGIGRGTTFVPAAAWPPTRFVFSRVPFGMGNRNCHQSLANDDSEARADHNGDLSGDGLTALVGLSQGGNNIPAVHEEQTEREYETDLQSRLAGASVAGPSTSGVPMQMLESPEHAIGIEWDNADSSSISLDMKTPLIHFPPFRFGVEFEDVHRLSDGQVKHSPEVYYAGSLWKVSVQAFSDQDPQGLRTLGLFLHRRKAEITDSFRKVHMFIDSREKVTARYQLICPAKREVMVFGSFKQRGTLLPKAPKGWGWRTALLFDELADLLQNGALRVVAVVQLV
- the LOC131150301 gene encoding uncharacterized protein LOC131150301 isoform X2, with product MEAQYTNKPRSYGPPMKMTIPPSQHSDNDRSSSELRALDCNLNSLCEHIQMEGFNSGSFSDIVVHAMGSTYHLHRLILSRSSYFRNMLHGPWKEANAPIVTLHVDDKNVNGESIAMAFAYLYGHHPKLNDSNAFRVLAAASFLDLQDLCAICTDFIISELWTSNFLAYQVFAESQDYGIHGERVRNACWGYLCQSGAMELKEVLPRLSSQTFHALLTSDELWVPSEEKRFELALHTLLAKSALCKAEHREQGSCSSEMGTGTHSDSSKVKGKNLIDSSPNKQLESELGSLSLKDDKMGHNTAHSSLTELADHAGDFHTGVSDSKQKGQEASCAQSNLEPRCSCNKERPLSLSNSFLDTDGISTSCSYVEMSIGVGSSGLRSNEVAMEGPSEEGSYYQLNNNCWLDRDQPRHCSPMNSSCFGLMSNDWGRFGLPHLSWGGRIVGRRQVKGYARGNCGVRGEEYDAFLNIFEGGSLLYCNMSFEALINVRRQLEELGFPCTAVNDGLWLQNLLSYRVQEIGAETCKNCCFTSMSCTCRQPFGFSRGGTSIGYYVQEHDQNNSRGNVGSVYVTDSTQGEGNGIFRPVRVHVRGPMDGLAGIGRGTTFVPAAAWPPTRFVFSRVPFGMGNRNCHQSLANDDSEARADHNGDLSGDGLTALVGLSQGGNNIPAVHEEQTEREYETDLQSRLAGASVAGPSTSGVPMQMLESPEHAIGIEWDNADSSSISLDMKTPLIHFPPFRFGVEFEDVHRLSDGQVKHSPEVYYAGSLWKVSVQAFSDQDPQGLRTLGLFLHRRKAEITDSFRKSQLLPYSLLTILISRTL